A single window of Bos javanicus breed banteng chromosome 19, ARS-OSU_banteng_1.0, whole genome shotgun sequence DNA harbors:
- the CACNG1 gene encoding voltage-dependent calcium channel gamma-1 subunit: MSQTKTLKVRVALLCILVGIVLALVAVVTDHWAVLSPHVEHHNATCEAAHFGLWRICTKRIFVGDKERSCGPITLPGEKNCSYFRHFNPGESSEIFEVTTQKEYSISAAAIAIFSLGFIIVGTLCALLSFRKKRDYLLRPASMFYIFAGLCLSVSAEVMRQSVQRMVDSEHTAWIAHSLAWSFICACVAAALLLVGGLALLLLALPRMPRDPWESCMDAEPEH, encoded by the exons ATGTCCCAGACCAAAACCCTGAAGGTCCGAGTGGCCCTCCTCTGCATCCTGGTGGGCATCGTGCTGGCCCTGGTGGCCGTGGTGACGGACCACTGGGCTGTGCTGAGCCCGCACGTGGAGCACCACAACGCCACCTGCGAGGCGGCCCACTTCGGCCTCTGGCGGATCTGCACGAAGCGGATCTTCGTGGGCGACAAGGAGAGGAGCTGCGGCCCCATCACCCTGCCCGGGG AGAAAAACTGTTCCTACTTCAGGCATTTTAACCCAGGCGAGAGCTCAGAGATCTTCGAAGTCACTACTCAGAAAG AGTACAGCATCTCAGCCGCCGCCATCGCCATCTTCAGCCTGGGCTTCATCATCGTGGGCACCCTCTGCGCACTCCTGTCCTTCCGGAAGAAGCGGGACTACCTGCTGAGGCCGGCCTCCATGTTCTACATCTTCGCGG GCCTCTGCCTCTCGGTGTCGGCGGAGGTCATGCGGCAGTCGGTGCAGCGCATGGTCGACAGCGAGCACACGGCCTGGATCGCGCACTCGCTCGCCTGGTCCTTCATCTGCGCCTGCGTCGCCGCAGCTCTACTCCTGGTCGGCGGCCTCGCGCTGCTGCTCCTCGCGCTGCCGCGGATGCCCCGCGACCCCTGGGAGTCCTGCATGGACGCCGAGCCCGAGCACTAG